A window of the Salvelinus alpinus chromosome 3, SLU_Salpinus.1, whole genome shotgun sequence genome harbors these coding sequences:
- the eif2ak1 gene encoding eukaryotic translation initiation factor 2-alpha kinase 1, with translation MDLGEREIAALIAKVIAEASDSDNNCEVLIAGKQYLSIQEFASAIPNHLLLGSLLEHLCFVYESDPTRSRMLFKVIGQRLAAMNLLSPLAISDEFSSVRLQHNRAFIELLDAASTSLFPQGQRLCNTDSQSRTLRPTEGLFQAQTSRYLSEFEELSRLGKGSYGKVFKVTNKLDGQKYAVKKILIKNVSREDCMKVLREVKVLSSLQHVNVVGYHTAWMEHVAPAFINPASILPALETPALPERTEESAGSSNSSSIVFESSDHSKEPVAIAEVPEILRVKALAPKEEKSTQAVCPKTMRHTRVSEDFVPCVFLGRRGLTPDGCPVVSWDGSALSEEASGTRNRMELNNNSYIDVGSEEWDTKCPTKEVQFHLMLYIQMQLCERSLKDWISERTTEHISQNPYGSVDTKQTLSILHKILEGVEYIHSRSIMHRDLKPRNIFLHGLDCHVRIGDFGLACRDIIMDDEAKPTSTSQNTGSSHTTGVGTFVYAAPEQLEGSHYDSKSDMYSIGVVALELFQPFGTEMERVRTLGDLREGKVPDSFSQCWPVLAKYITLLTSRDPSLRPSATQLLQSELFSSKDMVIHGLQRRVEEQEEEIVRLRRQISQHAASIPSNQQDLTSTTSAHLQT, from the exons ATGGACCTAGGGGAGAGAGAAATTGCAGCGCTAATTGCCAAAGTTATTGCCGAAG CGTCCGACTCGGATAACAACTGTGAGGTTCTGATAGCTGGCAAGCAGTACCTGTCCATCCAGGAGTTTGCCTCAGCCATCCCCAACCACCTTCTGCTTGGGTCCCTGCTGGAACACCTGTGCTTTGTCTACGAGAGCGACCCGACCCGCTCACGTATGCTGTTCAAAG TCATTGGTCAGCGTTTAGCAGCGATGAACCTCCTCTCCCCATTGGCCATCAGTGATGAGTTCAGTTCAGTCAGACTCCAACACAACAGAGCCTTCATTGAACTACTGGATGCTGCCAGCACCTCCCTGTTCCCACAG GGTCAAAGATTATGTAATACAGACAGCCAGAGCCGTACACTAAG ACCAACAGAGGGTCTGTTCCAGGCACAGACATCTCGCTACCTCAGCGAGTTTGAAGAGCTCTCTAGACTTGGAAAAGGATCCTATGGCAAAGTCTTTAAG GTAACAAACAAGCTGGATGGCCAGAAGTATGCTGTGAAGAAAATTCTCATCAAGAATGTTTCACGGGAAGACTGCATGAAG GTTCTCAGAGAAGTGAAAGTGTTATCCAGTCTTCAGCACGTCAATGTAGTGGGCTACCACACTGCCTGGATGGAGCATGTTGCACCTGCTTTTATCA ACCCTGCATCAATACTCCCAGCACTGGAAACGCCTGCGCTGCCAGAACG CACTGAGGAGAGTGCCGGCAGTAGCAACAGCTCCTCAATAGTCTTTGAGAGCTCAGATCACTCGAAGGAGCCAGTGGCCATTGCAGAAGTACCAGAGATCCTCCGAGTGAAAGCCCTGGCCCCTAAAGAGGAGAAGAGCACGCAGGCGGTGTGTCCTAAAACCATGCGCCACACCCGTGTCTCAGAGGACTTTGTCCCCTGTGTGTTCCTGGGACGGCGTGGCCTGACACCCGACGGTTGCCCTGTGGTCAGCTGGGATGGCTCGGCCCTGTCAGAGGAGGCCTCAGGAACCAGGAACAGGATGGAGCTGAACAACAACTCCTACATCGACGTGGGGAGCGAGGAATGGGACACGAAATGCCCCACCAAGGAG GTGCAGTTCCACCTCATGCTGTATATTCAGATGCAGTTGTGTGAACGTTCACTCAAAGACTGGATCTCAGAGAGAACCACCGAACACATCTCACAAA ATCCTTACGGGTCTGTGGACACGAAACAAACCCTTAGCATTCTACATAAAATACTTGAAGGAGTGGAATACATTCACTCTAGAAGTATCATGCACAGAGACCTCAAG CCCAGGAATATTTTCCTGCATGGACTTGACTGCCATGTGAGGATTGGAGACTTTGGACTGGCTTGCAGGGATATAATAATGGATGACGAGGCAAAGCCAACCTCCACCTCACAGAACACTG GTTCCTCACACACCACTGGAGTGGGGACATTTGTTTATGCTGCACCTGAACAACTGGAGGGCTCCCACTATGATTCAAAG TCAGACATGTACAGTATAGGAGTGGTGGCCCTGGAGCTGTTCCAGCCCTTTGGGACAGAGATGGAGCGCGTGCGTACACTAGGAGACCTCCGTGAGGGGAAGGTCCCAGACTCCTTCTCCCAGTGCTGGCCTGTCCTGGCCAAGTACATCACACTGCTGACCAGCAGAGACCCCTCTCTACGACCCAGCGCCACACAGCTGCTGCAGAGCGAGCTGTTCAGCAGCAAAGACATG GTTATCCATGGCTTGCAGAGAAGGGTTGAAGAGCAGGAAGAGGAGATAGTTCGACTCAGGAGACAGATCAGTCAGCACGCAGCAAGCATCCCATCCAACCAACAAGACCTGACGTCAACCACCTCTGCCCATCTTCAAACCTAa